A segment of the Oncorhynchus nerka isolate Pitt River linkage group LG19, Oner_Uvic_2.0, whole genome shotgun sequence genome:
aaagcgagcaaagaagttatttagtctgtctgggagcaagacatcctggtccgcgacggggctggttttatttttgtaatccgtgattgactgtagatcctgccacatacctcttgtgtcttgAGCCggtgaattgcaactctactttgtctctatactgaaatagaaatagacaaacctcGCAGTAGGAGGTGACTTCTCTAGATTGCTTTTTGTGTAGTGATAACTACTGGGTACTTTGTTTGTAAAGGTAGTTTTATGTATGTCATGGCAGAATCAGAATTATTTAGGTAACAtttataaataagatgttttatttgttttattgctTATGTGAGATATTTGTCATTAGAATGTCTTCTTTTGGATAATACTGTTTGCAGTTTGCAGTTATCCCTTTCCTGCTAGGGTTAAGTTACATTGGGCCCCAGAGAGGGGAAAGGTTAGTCTTACCTGTAAACTAttcctaaaccatgtgaagggatggtgtGATAAATGGGGAACCAGATaggtggctccacaatgtctgtgtgccagtcactgtctctctgtgatcttgtccaggagggggtgtGTTTAATATATGCTAGTGGATGAGGTTTTGTTTTTGGTCCTGAGTGGTACCAAGAGTGAGATaagaacatagtttaggagactgttggaggaaattatagttgaaatgactaattatgtatacatttatttaagAACCATTTAttttaatactattatgttatggtatgaaatgtatgggttcttggttaagctgttactgaaaatgtaagtaaaacaaattaattgtctgtaccttgcgggaaagggagaaggagggcatatcttttcagacagataagaatgtttgtttgatgttccattagtggagaaaagtttatcttttagacagattggaatgtttgttttatgaggggagtagaagacaTCTCCAGACCTGAAGACACTGCGCTATTGTGTGGAtcggagagagtgtgagaaaatgatgatgtcattttatgttctctcttTAAAATGTAAGGTTCTTTGTATTTTTGGTCAGTACTCTCTTGTAATAAACACTGTTACCTGAGTTTAAGACTGGGGCTCTGTCCAttcctataataataataatatgggtTTTACGATCCCATAGAATGCATTGACAGAGTACTTCATTCTGATTGGGAAATAATacagaggaatttagaattccactAACAGAGACcaaagctgaacgataatttatagccaatgctgtctggctatgtgtgtctttgctataaaggatctcagttgcaatgtgtaagcattctcagagaattcatttatagacactgaattgatctgagagtcacagggttgagatggagctcatataattaaagatggactttatgataactctgacttgtgtgtgggaTTTGCTCTCTTgtgatttggtaatacaggaaatttccactacactctatactgacgcttggcttgtttgattgccttgtggagggaatagctacactgtttgtatttggtcatgtttccgttcaccttgccctggttaaaagcaatggttcgcgctttcagtttcgcgcgaatgctaccatcaatccacagtttctggtttggtaATGTTTgaatagacgctgtgggtacgacatcgccgatgcactttctaatgaactcgctcaccgaatcagcatattcatcaatgttgttggacgcaatgcggaacatatcccaatccacgtgatcgaagtcttgaagcgtggaatcagattggtcggaccagcgttgaacagacctgagcgcagcAGCTTCTTGTTtttgtttctgtctgtaggctggaagcaacaaaataaagtcgtggtcagcttttccgaaaggagggcgggggagggccttatatgcatcgcggaagttagaataacaatgatccagggttttaccagccctgggtgcacaatcgatatgctaatagattttcagattagccttgttaaaatctccagctacaatgaatgcaccctcaggatatgtggtttccagtttacatagagtcaaataaagtttgttcaggcccatcgatgtgtctgcttgggggggaatatatacggctgtgatcataatcgaagagaattctcttgtagataatgcggtcgacatttgattgtgaggaagtCAGGTGAatagaaggacttgagttcctgtatgatgtaatgatcacaccacgtctagttaatcataaggcatacccccccgcccctcttcttaccagaaagatgtttgtttctctcGGCGCGATGTGTGAAGAAAtcagctggctgtaccgactccgatagcgtctctcacGCCATGTTTCCGTGatgcaaagaacgttacagtctctgatgtctctctggaaggctacCCTTGTtcagatttcatcaaccttgttgtcaagagactggacattggcgagtagtatgctcggcagcggtgcgcgatgtgcccgtctccagagcctgaccagaagaccgcttcgtttgcccCTTTTACGGCGACGTTGTTTaggttcgccggctgggatccgatccattgtcctttgtggaaggcaaaacacaggatccgcttcggaaaagtcatattcctggtcgtaatgatggtgagttgatgttgctcttatattcagtagttcctcccgactgtatgtaatgaaacctaagattacctggggtaccaatgtaagaaataacacgtaaaaaaacaaaatactgcatagtttcctaggaacgcgaagcgaggtggccatctctgtcggcgccggaagacgCTAAAGATGTTGTCTTCAGATAGTTCTGGAACGCTATTGTTGCATTAGGAGAGTTCTATAAagatgtttatttaaaaaaaaaaatgtttaagtaGATTTTAATAACAGTCACaacaccgaccggcagtgtgactTCTGCGGCGAAGTGAAGGCCCCCTCCGGCCTCCCTAAACtcagcacctcccagctccatagGCACAGGAGCAGTGGTGCTAGGAGAAGGAACCCGACAGAGCCGCCTCTGAACGTCCGCGGGTAACCAGCAGGTTATCCGgccggatggacaggtccaccagctggtcaaaggtgagggtggtgtccctgcaggccaactcccgatGGACATCCTTGCGCAAGCTGCAGCAATAGTGGTTGATCAGGGCCCTGTTGTTCCATCCCACTCTGGAGGCCAGGGTCCGAAAGTCCAGGGCgaactcctgggcgctcctcgtcccctgcctcaggtGGAAGAGACATTCATTCACATTCCCACTGTGACCGGTTGCAGGGGAGGTGAGTAGTGGAGACCCCTGTTGTGCTGGTGGGTGCACTGGAgggactccctgtctctcccagcggtccatggTCTGCACAACGCGGTCCATGACAACGCCACGATGGTGAAGTATCGCTACGTGCTCCCGGACGCGCTCCTCTACCCCCACAATGGGGGCACCcactcctgctgactccattgatCGATGTGGAATTCTGTAACGGGGTGAGTAACTGGTTGCTgggaagtcaggcacaggagagcagagatgggtgataaCAGGATAACTTTAATATACACCCTTGCCCAAAGACACAGGCGAGGCAGCACAAAGCACAATCACAGTATCATGAACCAgattaaacaaaacaaacaaacctaGGTTTGAAACAAACCTAGCACAAGCCAGCCTATAGCGTAACACCATACACAAAGAACAATTCCACATACAGAcctgggggaaacagagggtaatatacatttagtctgatgagggaatgtgaaccaggtgtgcggaaaaacaagacaaaacaaatggaaaatgaaaggtggagcggcgatggctagaaaaccGGTGACTTTGACTGCCGAAtgccgcctgaacaaggagagggaccgacttcggcggaagtcgtgacaacagcgacagaattcagaacctgggctgttcttacagtgttctccctgtacaccaagtcagaactgtagattaaataaagggggcatataagcaggcaatgaatgttcttacaatattcaatgattacatttctctaaaacagttataggctacatgtgcaccaccaagtcagaacactAGGCGAAATTAATAGGGGAAAAtttaccaaattattagggtgaggcacataggCTACTGAAAGTTtaatacacaacatacacttagtattactttcttagctacagtatacatgcagttgaagtcggaagtttacatacaccttagccaaatacatttaaactcagtttttcacaattcctgacatttaatcctagtacaaatgctctgtcttaggtcagttaggatcaccactttttattaagaatgtgaaatgtcagaataatagtcaagagaattatttatttcagcttttatttctttcatcacattccttaAAACCAGATTTGGCACCACAcatccactccactgaatagcaggctagttaTTGCTTTGCAAATCTTGCatttagccactgattccttccaaaccattcattgttgaatttgcgatttccaacttgttgtgtaatgtttatgtcctctGGCCGATGAGCAcagatacgttttatctataatttctcttcattatttctcttcatatgacaaggattaaaaaggatttgccagtagattgtagaTTTGATTAACGATGATGACTGGTAGCTAAGATTtttaaagtatgatgttgacatgatcagtctagTGTAGATAtgacgtgatttgacgtcattttatctgtggccaattaccttgagccttcttggatgggcacttctaatgtaactctaatTCAGTACCCAAGGGGATTGAATTTTcaagctctacccttagatttggcAGTGACAcattgtccccatgagtgacagtatactgagccaatcacggcgcaactagagaacattaccaacccctatgctCAATATTTttcgctggctgccccaccaccacagaaagcactgagctaggctgaaacacctgcatttaggagctgccttactcaagaaagcaaaaaagagaccatgtttttaTGGAGGGTTTATTAAGTCAATAATAAAACGTTtaattttacattgtttgcaaactgatatgagACACGTATTAATtctaaaataacatgcaaaacaggcaaccccCTCCCTGAATGACAGGCCGCCACTACGTGGAGTGTGGTTACATGCCAAAGGAAACACATATTCTGTGACGGTTCTATACTCCTAAAATGAGCTTGTTTCTAACCCTGCAGTTTGAGCCAAGGCTTGTATTTCACAaagcatgatgatgatgatgatgatgatgatgataatagacTTTATTTCTTTACCATCTTTCTTAGAATATATTGCAGTCCAGTGAGCTTCACAGATCAGGACTTAAACAGATAAAAACATAGTGACAAATATTGAGAACATATTGATAAAAGAACAGGATCAACCAGGTAGCCTTATTAAACCTGTTGAAGCACTCAGAAAATaaaacattacagagatacattatGTGTTTGATTTTCTGCTTTATTACTAGAAGATGTTGGGAATATTCAGTCGGTTATAGAGCTTACCATGCCCATTTCAAGGGATTACATTTGGTTCATGACATAGGATTAGGATGAGCAAATGTGTTGTTATTTCAGAATGTGTAGGAAAGCTGAAAAGGAAATGTAAATCATTGATACTAATTTCTGTGATACCTCTGTGTTTAACAAGGGGGAGTGCGTGTGGAGGGGCCTTCTTCATCAGATGGACAACCATGACACAATCATGACAATCAATGAAAATGTTGAGAATAAAACGGATGATAGATTAAAAACGTTGCTCGCTCATTATCAACTCAAATTTAAGCAATGACACGCCAAGTGCATGATATGTAATCTTCGAAAGGACCAAATAAGTTATGTATGAGTTATATGCATGTCCTCCCCCCATTTCAACCCCTTGATATGGACAgcccaatacatttgatttgatggtaaCTTCACGCACGTAGCAACCTATGCGTAAAGATCAATCGTTAACTACTTGAACTTTAATTCTCCTGAACATGGTGAGCACTTTGTTCTTGATCTCTTTAGTTTTCAGAGAGTAGACGATGGGGTTGAGACAGGGCGGGATGCACGAGGCCAGCGACAGGCTCAGTACGCGCAGGTCAGGGTCTGGTTTGATGCGCGCTAATAACCCAACCATGAAAATAGTCAGAACCGGAAAGAAGAATACTGCCACTAGAATGAGGTGCTCAGTGCAGGTGGCCAGCGCTTTCACACGACTCTCAACGCTTTTCATCCTGAACACAGCGATTAGAATACTCATGTATGACAGAATGATGAAGGACAGTGGGCCGAGGAGTATAACCAGGCTCAGAACTGAAGCCACAGCCCATTGCAGGGTGTTGTCGTTACATGCCAGCCGAAACACTGGTGCGTAATCACAGAAATAGCTGTAGACGTTAACGGAATCGCAGTAGGACAGCCTGGTCATAATGGCTGTGCTGAATATCGGTATACcaagacagaagcaccagatgaCACCGAGAATACACGACATACTCGTCATGGTGTTGATGGAGCCGTGCCTCAGAGGGAAACATATGGCGATCATACGGTCATAGGCGAGCACGGCGATGGAGAAGGATTCCATAGATATGAAGGAATAATACACATACATCTGTACCATACACAGATTAAACGGCAGAAAATTGTTCTTAGCTAGAAACGCCTTTAGCATACCGGGAATAATGCAAGTATTCAGCACCAGATCAACCACCGCGAGGTTACCAACCGCGATATACTTGGGATTGTGGAGGCGAAGGTCCACGGATATTATATAGATCACAAATGTGTTGAACACGACTGTCACCACGTAAACGAAAGCGAGGAAGATGAAGTAGAGGTTGGCAAAGGGCAGGGAGGTGAAGCCGATGATGTAGAACCCGGGGGGATGGATTAGAACGGAGGAGTCGTTCCATTGCAACCTGCGGAGGAATGTCATGGCTGAGCTGGTTCCGCACACCTGCGCTCCAGGTCTATGCATGTACAGACAAACACAAACGCTTGCTCCGTTGATGCGTAAAACCTaaaaggagagaggcagagagagagagagagagatttaacaaTATGTGGATCATAAGGACCCTATGAAAAACAAAACAACCAGATACATCCTGCATTCTTATTTAAACTTTTTttcatatttaacctttatttaactaagcaagtcagttatgaacaaattattattaacaatgacagcctaggaacagtgggttaactgccttgttcagggacagaacaacagctttttaccttgtcagctcatgaATTTgatcagcaaccttttggttactcgcacaatgctctaaccactaggctaccagcaccaacacaaacacaaatgAATAGGCCTATTATTCTCTATAGCCCAGTTCTTCCATATAGCCCAGGCCTTCCATATAGCCCAGGCTTATTTACCGTGTAATAGTCCTGTTCCATATAGCCTATCCCTATGTATTGTGGAATATTCTTATTCTACTCTAAAGCCTAGGCATATGCAATGTGGAATAGTCCTATTCTACTGTAAAGCCTATGCCAACTTAATGTGGAATAGTCCTATTCTACTGTAAAGCCTATGCCAATTGAATGTGgaatagtcctattctattgccCAGGCCTACTTACTGGGCACAGTGATATGATTCACAGCTGACTGTGGAGTTGATGGCCCAGGTAGGTATGTTGGCTGTGTTCCAGCACAGGTTCAGGTGGGAGAGTTGATGGCCCAGGTAGGTCTTGTTGGCTGTGTTCCACCACGACAGGTTCAGGTGGGAGAGTTGATGGTCCGGGTCTCTGTGCTGGCTGTGTTCCACCACAGGTTCAGGTAGTAGAGTTGATGGTCCGGGTCTGTCTATTGGCTGTGTTCCACCACAGGTTTAGGTGGTGTGAGAgattatcgctctctctctctgactctctgtccctGAATCCTGCAGTAACACAAACAACTGTATCTCTGCTGCTCTGTCCACCATACGTATATAAGCCCCCAACTGTCCCCAAGAGATGTCATTAAAATGGCAAATCAACTCTCCAAGTATTGGAAGTTAATATCTTATGTGAGAGTTTACTTTAACTGATCCTTGGAGAATTCAACATAATGGAGTTATTAGCTATATGTATGTCTTCAAAAACAACCCACGCATGACAAACCCACTTAATTAAGCTAAATATCAAGGCCTAATTATCAGTTTTCGGTCGTTAAATAATGAGAGTGAAGCCCAACATAGAGCATCTTGTGGTAAGGGATTTAACTAGTTGTTTTTCTGCTGTTCTCCTGTTGATTAGCTTGGTTGTCTTTCCAAATCATTGTAGGCCAAGTAGCCATAGAAAGGTTAAACAAATCTTATCAAACTAGATTTCTATGTGTTTAAACCAACAGCACAAATAGGCCTACAGAGCGCCGCGGCCCTGCTTGTCAGAGACCAGCTCAGTGAGACTGACACATACAGTGCCCTCCCTAATTATTGGCACAGTGaagcatgtttcattattttgGCTCTATGCTCCAAAAATTCAGATTTGAAATCAAACATTGACTATGAGATTAAAGTCCAGACTGTCATCTTTAATTTCATCCACATTgggtgaaccatttagaaattacagcacattTTGTACATGGTCCCCCCTATTTTAGTGGAGCAAAATGATTGGGATAAATTCACTTCTATGTGCAATAATGCAGTAAAAGGTCAGGTTTTTAGTCCCACATTcacagcacacaatgactacatcaagcttgggACTCTACATGTTTATTTGATGCATTTGTTCATTGTTTATACAATTTATACAGATTATTTTTTGccccaaataaaataaataaataaaataaaataatgtaataaaataatgtattgtgtcattttggagccTCTAAATATGAATAgaacatgtttctaaacacttctacatgaataTGGATGTTACCATGGTTACAGAGAAACATGTTTCAGTGAGAAAGTTACaaatgcacaaatatcataccccccacgacgtgctaacctctcaccattacaaatatcataccccccacgacgtgctaatctctcaccattacaaatatcatacccccatgaCGTGCTAAACTCTCACCattacaaatatcataccccccatgacgtgctaatctctcaccattacaaatatcataccccccatgacgtgctaacctctcaccattacaaatatcataccccccatgacgtgctaacctctcaccattacaaataCCATACCCCCATGACgcgctaacctctcaccattacaaatatcataccccccatgacgtgctaacctctcaccattacaaatatcataccccccatgacgtgctaacctctcaccattacaaatatcataccccccatgacgtgctaacctctcaccattacaaataCCATACCCCCATGACgcgctaacctctcaccattacaaatatcataccccccatgacgtgctaacctctcaccattacaaatgTCATCATGacgtgctaacctctcaccattacaaataTCACACCCCCCACGACGTGCTAACCtccccattacaataacaggggaggttagcttttttagggggtatgatatttgtgcacaTGTCATTGTTCAatattcattcaggattataaGCAATGCTAGTACCATCCACGTTCATGTACAGAAATATATTCTATGAGATTGACACACAGAAACATTGTTTAATTGATTGCTAGCTGAttgttttgattgattgattcttaTAGATTTTTTATGTAAATCAGAACAGATTATTGTTTGCGATTTGACGTCAGAAAGCAGAGCAGAGAAAAACTGTTGATAAGCTGAACTGAATAGTCTTAGAGAACTAATGTGCTTTGTAACTGGCTGTACTGTACCCTTATGTCATGGCTGTATTGTACCCTTATGTCATGGCTGTATGTTCCCTTATGTACCCTTATGTCATGACTGTATGTACCCTTATGTCCTGACTGTATGTACCCTTATGACATGGCTGTATGTACCCGTATGTCATGGCTGTATGTACCCATATGTACCCTTATGTCATGGCTGTACTGTACCCTTATGTCATGGTTGTACTGTACCCTTATGTCATGGCTGTACTGTACCCTTATGTCATGGCTGTACTGTACCCTTATGTCATGGCTATACTGTACCCTTATTTCATGGCTGTACTGTACCCTTATGTCATGGCTGTACTGTACCCTTAAGTACCCTTATGTCATGGCTGTACTGTACCCTTATGCCATGGCTGTACTGTACCCT
Coding sequences within it:
- the LOC115116998 gene encoding olfactory receptor 2AT4-like, yielding MHRPGAQVCGTSSAMTFLRRLQWNDSSVLIHPPGFYIIGFTSLPFANLYFIFLAFVYVVTVVFNTFVIYIISVDLRLHNPKYIAVGNLAVVDLVLNTCIIPGMLKAFLAKNNFLPFNLCMVQMYVYYSFISMESFSIAVLAYDRMIAICFPLRHGSINTMTSMSCILGVIWCFCLGIPIFSTAIMTRLSYCDSVNVYSYFCDYAPVFRLACNDNTLQWAVASVLSLVILLGPLSFIILSYMSILIAVFRMKSVESRVKALATCTEHLILVAVFFFPVLTIFMVGLLARIKPDPDLRVLSLSLASCIPPCLNPIVYSLKTKEIKNKVLTMFRRIKVQVVND